From a single Raphanus sativus cultivar WK10039 chromosome 3, ASM80110v3, whole genome shotgun sequence genomic region:
- the LOC108844786 gene encoding WAT1-related protein At4g01450, with protein sequence MGYIDGKWAPLITMTVIHMINGMVNALIKKVLDGGINHMVIATYRLGISTIFLLPVAYFGNGKKTRPKLTISISCQLFISALFGASLVLYFYLLGLTYTSATLGSAFSAIMPALTFIMALIFRFEKLNMKTKVGYGIVLGTMISLGGALVLTMYLGIPLTNSQEQASTLKHLTKHAHWTKGCIFLFISVMFFSSWMLIQAKVNVNYPCPYSSTVILSAFGTLQCALLSLIKTRNAKEWILKDRLTIITIIIAGVVAQGMCTVGISWCIKQRGPVFTSAFTPVMLMSATLFDFLIFNRMIYLGSVIGSVVVVIGLYVFLWSKSKQINDCEISKLPTNAVEEEKEDEDHKNVNKLGNLLVIPMTP encoded by the exons ATGGGTTATATCGATGGAAAATGGGCACCGCTGATCACGATGACTGTGATTCACATGATTAATGGGATGGTTAACGCTTTGATTAAGAAAGTTCTTGATGGAGGCATTAATCATATGGTCATTGCTACCTATCGTTTGGGTATCTCCACCATATTTCTTCTTCCGGTCGCTTATTTTGGGAACGGTAA GAAAACAAGGCCGAAGCTTACCATAAGCATTTCGTGCCAGCTTTTCATCAGTGCTCTTTTTGG GGCGAGCTTGGTACTGTATTTCTACTTACTCGGACTCACCTATACTTCTGCTACGTTAGGATCTGCTTTCTCGGCGATAATGCCTGCCCTTACTTTCATTATGGCTTTAATATTTag GTTCGAGAAGctaaatatgaaaacaaaagtGGGATACGGCATCGTTCTTGGAACTATGATAAGCTTAGGAGGAGCTTTAGTTCTTACGATGTACCTAGGCATCCCGTTAACGAACTCTCAAGAACAAGCCTCGACTTTAAAACATCTCACAAAACATGCGCATTGGACCAAAGgttgtatatttttattcatatcaGTTATGTTTTTCAGTTCTTGGATGCTTATACAAGCCAAAGTCAACGTGAATTACCCTTGTCCATACTCGAGCACCGTTATTTTATCTGCTTTCGGTACGCTTCAGTGCGCCCTTCTTAGCTTGATCAAGACTAGAAATGCAAAAGAATGGATCCTCAAAGACAGACTcaccatcatcaccatcattATAGCG GGTGTGGTTGCACAAGGAATGTGTACGGTGGGAATATCATGGTGTATCAAACAGCGAGGACCTGTCTTTACCTCAGCATTTACTCCTGTCATGCTTATGTCTGCAACCTTGTTTGATTTCTTGATATTTAATCGTATGATTTATTTGGGAAG CGTAATCGGATCTGTGGTGGTGGTGATTGGCTTATACGTATTTTTATGGAGTAAGAGCAAACAAATAAATGACTGTGAGATCAGTAAGTTACCTACAAACGCCgtggaagaagaaaaggaagatgaaGACCATAAAAATGTTAACAAATTAGGCAATCTTTTGGTTATCCCCATGACTCCTTGA